One window of the Salvia miltiorrhiza cultivar Shanhuang (shh) chromosome 6, IMPLAD_Smil_shh, whole genome shotgun sequence genome contains the following:
- the LOC130989313 gene encoding synaptotagmin-1-like, producing the protein MGFVSMIMGFCGFGVGISSGLFAGYFLFIYFQPCDVKNPTIRPLVEQDSKTLQQLLPEIPFWVKNPDYDRLDWLNKFLEVMWPYLDKAICKTAKNIATPIISEQIPKYKIESLEFEALTLGSLPPTFQGMKVYLTEEKELIMEPALKWAGNPNVTVAVKAYGLKTTVQVVDLQVFALPRITLKPLVPSFPCFANIIVSLMEKPHVDFGLKLGGADLMSIPGLYRFVQETIKDQVANMYLWPKTLEVQVLDPTKAMKKPVGILHAKVVRALKLKKKDLLGASDPYVKLKLTETKAPSKKTTVRHKNLNPEWNEEFSMVVKDPESQALELLVYDWEQVGKHDKMGMNVVPLKDLPPDETKILTLDLLKNMDPNDNQNDKMRGQIVVELTYKPFKDDDLPKDVEESSEVQKAPDGTPPGGGALVVTVHEAQDVEGKHHTNPYVRIICKGEERKTKQVKKNRDPRWDEVFTFMMEEPPVRDKLHVEVLSTSTRIGLLHPKETLGYVDISLADVVSNKRINEKFHLIDSKNGKIQIELQWQTS; encoded by the exons ATGGGTTTTGTCAGTATGATAATGGGGTTTTGTGGATTTGGAGTAGGGATTTCTTCTGGATTGTTTGCTGGATATTTCTTGTTCATCTACTTTCAGCCTTGCGATGTtaag AATCCTACCATCCGCCCTTTGGTTGAGCAAGACTCTAAGACTTTGCAACAATTACTACCTGAAATACCCTTTTGGGTGAAAAATCCAGACTATGATCGT CTTGACTGGCTTAACAAGTTTCTTGAAGTTATGTGGCCTTACCTGGACAAG GCAATTTGCAAGACAGCCAAAAATATAGCTACTCCAATTATTTCTGAACAAATTCCAAAATACAAAATTGAGTCCCTTGAATTTGAAGCACTGACTCTGGGATCTCTACCACCTACTTTTCAAG GTATGAAAGTCTATCTTACTGAAGAAAAGGAGTTGATTATGGAGCCTGCTTTGAAATGGGCAGGAAATCCTAATGTCACTGTTGCAGTGAAAGCCTATGGACTGAAAACAACAGTTCAG GTTGTGGATTTGCAAGTCTTTGCTCTACCCCGCATCACCCTTAAGCCTCTTGTTCCTAGCTTTCCATGTTTCGCAAACATCATTGTGTCTCTTATGGAGAAG CCTCATGTTGACTTTGGACTTAAACTTGGTGGGGCTGATCTCATGTCAATTCCTGGCTTATATCGGTTTGTACAG GAAACTATCAAAGATCAAGTTGCTAACATGTATCTGTGGCCTAAAACCCTTGAAGTGCAAGTtttggatccgacaaa AGCTATGAAGAAGCCTGTTGGGATTCTCCACGCGAAGGTTGTGCGGGCACTAAagctgaagaagaaagatcTATTAGGGGCATCAGATCCTTATGTGAAACTGAAGCTTACTGAAACAAAGGCTCCATCCAAGAAGACTACAGTGAGGCATAAGAATTTGAATCCTGAGTGGAATGAAGAATTCAGCATGGTAGTAAAAGATCCTGAATCACAAGCATTGGAACTTCTTGTTTACGACTGGGAGCAG GTGGGCAAACATGATAAGATGGGTATGAACGTAGTTCCCCTGAAAGACCTTCCCCCAGATGAAACAAAAATTTTGACGCTGGATCTGCTTAAGAACATGGACCCAAATGATAATCAAAATGATAAGATGCGTGGTCAGATTGTGGTCGAGTTAACCTACAAACCTTTCAAGGATGATGATTTGCCAAAAGATGTTGAGGAATCCAGTGAAGTACAAAAGGCTCCTGATGGCACACCACCGGGTGGAGGTGCACTAGTGGTTACAGTCCATGAAGCTCAAGATGTTGAGGGGAAGCACCACACTAACCCATATGTCCGCATCATTTGCAAAGGAGAGGAGCGAAAAACTAAG CAAGTAAAGAAGAACCGTGATCCTAGGTGGGATGAGGTTTTCACATTCATGATGGAAGAACCACCTGTGAGGGATAAGCTCCATGTGGAAGTACTCAGCACATCGACCAGAATCGGCCTGCTGCACCCTAAG GAAACATTAGGTTACGTTGATATCAGCCTAGCGGATGTTGTCAGCAACAAAAGGATAAACGAGAAGTTCCATCTCATTGACTCGAAGAATGGAAAGATACAAATTGAGCTGCAGTGGCAAACATCTTGA
- the LOC130990838 gene encoding uncharacterized protein LOC130990838, translating into MEEQNALAHWLLANSSNEKCKDVVQKEATSIFGIGHRTVHRLWSNTKEKLQSGTPIVFTSTRKGVIHKDRKQHDVEKVKSLSILERSTIRKMAVKLEVSKSLLGQWIKRKELRPHTSAIKRLLTNANKIARMKYCLSNVVYDAAMSSYSYQSMHNVVHIDEKWFYMTKTSDRYYILLEETDPYRATKSKCFITK; encoded by the coding sequence ATGGAAGAGCAAAATGCTTTGGCTCATTGGCTTCTCGCAAATAGTAGCAACGAGAAATGCAAGGATGTAGTACAAAAGGAGGCAACTTCTATCTTTGGAATAGGGCACCGAACGGTACACCGTTTATGGAGCAATACAAAAGAAAAGCTTCAGTCAGGTACACCTATAGTATTCACATCAACACGCAAAGGTGTGATACATAAAGATAGGAAACAACATGATGTTGAGAAGGTTAAATCATTGTCAATTCTAGAGAGGTCTACAATACGTAAAATGGCTGTGAAGCTTGAAGTTAGCAAGAGCTTACTTGGGCAGTGGATAAAACGAAAGGAACTACGACCACATACAAGTGCAATCAAACGACTATTGACTAATGCGAACAAGATAGCAAGGATGAAGTATTGCTTAAGCAATGTTGTGTATGATGCAGCAATGTCAAGCTATAGTTATCAAAGCATGCATAACGTTGTTCATATAGACGAGAAATGGTTTTATATGACCAAGACGTCGGACAGATATTACATTCTCCTTGAAGAAACAGACCCGTATAGAGCAACAAAGTCTAAATGTTTCATCACAAAGTGA